Proteins encoded together in one Argiope bruennichi chromosome 1, qqArgBrue1.1, whole genome shotgun sequence window:
- the LOC129974873 gene encoding ionotropic receptor 40a-like: MKFPKFLRIAVNELGAICELGVDSNGKVKLIGGAEREFLKALTEVFNFRYELVQPPDTNWGNPLPGGNWTGMVGMIQRGEADMALCSMVITQYREEIVTFTREYDIQHMVFATKNPENLPRLRSIILPFSPQMWFGVLCLLIIIPIVWKRLLELQEDIGKFYMYVLASLLKLSIVIKCRGKWGHYMLLGSWFWGVAVISAGYSAVLLSFVTLPVKEDVIRDIPRLANAVAKGTHKCYAFKGSSSINALLTSNMKERRDLGSAIIKNRWLVKPSIETVLNLLGEKNVALIGTSHYFLNQFHNTLTLSKDFFYPARIGVAVSKNFCCHKILDKKVRQMMEGGFFKQWYKRSRYISFLRSNNPNLFTLENIKPIHIDDMYGAFILLGFGYGIAGIVLVVEIIFNRFKY; this comes from the coding sequence ATGaaatttccgaaatttttaagaattgctgTCAATGAATTAGGTGCAATCTGTGAGTTGGGTGTTGATTCAAATGGTAAAGTGAAACTTATTGGAGGAGCAGAAAGAGAATTCCTTAAGGCCCTGACCGAGGTATTCAATTTCCGCTACGAGTTGGTTCAACCTCCTGATACAAATTGGGGAAATCCATTGCCCGGTGGTAATTGGACCGGAATGGTTGGAATGATTCAGCGTGGAGAAGCTGATATGGCCCTCTGCTCTATGGTTATTACGCAATATAGAGAAGAAATCGTGACCTTTACACGTGAATATGATATACAACACATGGTATTTGCAACAAAGAATCCAGAAAACTTACCAAGACTTCGATCCATCATACTGCCATTCTCCCCTCAGATGTGGTTTGGTGTTTTATGTCTTTTGATAATCATTCCCATTGTATGGAAACGCCTGCTGGAACTGCAAGAAgatattggaaaattttatatgtatgtgCTTGCCAGTTTGTTGAAGTTGTCCATTGTCATCAAATGTAGAGGAAAGTGGGGTCACTATATGCTTCTTGGTTCATGGTTTTGGGGCGTGGCAGTGATCAGTGCCGGTTACAGCGCCGTCCTGTTGTCGTTCGTGACTTTGCCAGTGAAGGAAGACGTCATCCGGGACATACCACGGTTGGCAAATGCTGTTGCCAAAGGAACTCATAAGTGTTATGCGTTTAAAGGCTCTTCATCTATTAATGCGTTGCTCACTAGTAATATGAAAGAAAGGAGGGATCTTGGTTCTGCCATCATAAAAAATCGCTGGCTGGTTAAACCATCTATAGAAACAGTTCTGAATTTGCTTGGGGAAAAAAATGTAGCTTTAATTGGCACTTCACATTATTTCTTAAATCAGTTCCATAATACACTGACTTTGTCCAAAGATTTCTTTTATCCAGCTAGAATAGGGGTAGCAGTGAGTAAGAATTTTTGTTGTCACAAAATCTTGGACAAAAAGGTAAGGCAGATGATGGAAGGGGGGTTCTTTAAACAGTGGTATAAACGTAGtcgttatatttcatttttaagatctAACAATCCTAATTTATTTACTCTCGAAAACATTAAACCTATTCACATTGATGATATGTATGGGGCTTTTATTCTTCTAGGTTTCGGATATGGAATCGCAGGTATTGTTCTTGTAGTTGAGATTATTTTCAATcgatttaaatattga